A stretch of Shinella zoogloeoides DNA encodes these proteins:
- a CDS encoding aromatic ring-hydroxylating oxygenase subunit alpha, with protein MLNKFNSTISALLDQRAAFQSIPAPLYTRDDVFAADIEVFFHNHWICIGVEADVPEAGDAYIVDIGKTSLILLRDDEGAVRVVRNVCRHRGARLLDRGPSVVSRIVCPYHQWTYELSGELLHAPHMGQDFDKSCRSLKHVSFRSIAGLIYVCMSENPPEDIAALERTIETRLEPYEMRQTRVAFEKEFIEEGNWKLTIENNRECYHCSANHPELCVTAIDLLFGFDPETLSEEEKQMVAESEAVYAARTANWEARGFPSSAVEQLAGNTTNFRTQRLVLSNGAVSHTLDGTAACERPLGRLTEKDLGDTHIWGHNCWHHFFSDHAVISIVIPLSANRTLVRTKWLVHKDAVEGKDYDLEKLTRVWIETTEQDAALVGRTQAGVEDPAYEAGPYSAFTEGQLDNFATWYVERMRAHGY; from the coding sequence ATGCTCAACAAGTTCAACTCAACCATTTCGGCGCTTCTGGATCAGCGAGCGGCATTCCAGTCGATACCTGCTCCGCTCTACACACGCGACGACGTTTTCGCCGCGGACATCGAGGTGTTCTTTCACAATCACTGGATTTGCATCGGAGTCGAAGCCGATGTTCCCGAGGCGGGTGATGCCTACATCGTCGACATCGGCAAGACGAGCCTCATTCTTCTTCGCGATGACGAGGGAGCCGTCAGGGTAGTCCGAAACGTCTGTCGTCACCGTGGGGCACGACTTCTCGATCGCGGTCCTTCGGTCGTCTCCAGGATCGTCTGCCCGTATCATCAATGGACTTACGAACTGTCCGGAGAACTCCTTCACGCGCCCCATATGGGCCAGGATTTCGACAAGAGCTGCCGCAGTCTGAAACATGTGAGTTTCCGGTCGATCGCCGGGCTGATCTATGTCTGCATGTCGGAAAACCCTCCCGAAGACATCGCGGCACTCGAGCGAACGATCGAGACCCGGCTCGAACCCTACGAGATGAGGCAGACACGCGTCGCGTTCGAAAAGGAGTTCATCGAAGAAGGGAACTGGAAGCTCACTATCGAAAACAATCGCGAGTGCTACCACTGTTCGGCAAACCACCCCGAGCTGTGCGTGACCGCCATCGACCTTCTCTTCGGCTTCGATCCCGAGACCCTGAGCGAGGAAGAAAAGCAGATGGTAGCCGAAAGCGAAGCGGTTTATGCCGCGCGCACGGCGAACTGGGAAGCGCGTGGTTTCCCGTCATCGGCCGTCGAGCAACTCGCCGGAAACACGACGAACTTCCGGACGCAGCGCCTGGTCCTTTCGAACGGCGCAGTATCCCACACGCTCGACGGCACGGCAGCCTGCGAACGCCCGCTGGGCCGCCTGACGGAAAAGGACCTCGGCGACACCCATATCTGGGGGCACAACTGCTGGCACCATTTCTTTTCGGACCACGCCGTGATTTCCATCGTGATCCCCCTATCGGCCAACAGGACTCTCGTCCGGACGAAGTGGCTGGTCCACAAGGACGCTGTCGAAGGCAAAGACTACGATCTCGAAAAACTGACGCGGGTATGGATCGAGACGACCGAGCAGGATGCCGCGCTTGTCGGCCGCACGCAGGCGGGAGTCGAGGACCCCGCATACGAGGCAGGCCCGTATTCCGCTTTCACCGAGGGACAGCTCGACAACTTCGCAACCTGGTACGTCGAACGGATGAGAGCACATGGCTATTGA
- a CDS encoding LysR family transcriptional regulator translates to MNAFNQKDIDELAALLALSREGTFEKAGRSIGRHSTIISKRVSSLEARLGVRLVERTTRRVRLTDAGAKLAEQISTVEQLIEEAGHAASEGATEIRGRLRLALPAAMGRKWIAPLLPSFMRLHPKVELDVHFSEQFVDLIGEGVDVAVRIGTLRDSRLVARRLGHHERILCASRAYLDEHGTPRDPGEIARHNCLLFNGFANFPEWRLSDGERAETVVARGTITSNDSPSLVEAAKAGLGILGAGDWLVSEELRDGSLVRVLPDWAFDIDSGVFLLRPSKTHTPAHVSAFCDWIVDVFAHGSPWRPVGGRPGHGQG, encoded by the coding sequence ATGAACGCGTTCAACCAGAAAGACATCGACGAGCTGGCCGCGCTACTGGCCCTGTCTCGCGAAGGCACGTTCGAGAAGGCGGGGCGCTCGATCGGCCGCCACTCGACGATCATATCCAAGCGTGTTTCTTCCCTGGAAGCGAGACTCGGCGTTCGCCTCGTCGAGCGTACGACGCGACGCGTGCGCCTCACGGATGCCGGGGCAAAGCTGGCCGAACAGATATCGACCGTCGAGCAACTCATCGAGGAAGCCGGGCACGCCGCTTCGGAGGGAGCCACGGAAATACGCGGCAGGCTGCGCCTTGCCCTTCCCGCGGCCATGGGACGGAAGTGGATTGCGCCGTTGCTACCGTCTTTCATGAGGCTGCATCCGAAGGTCGAACTGGATGTTCATTTCAGCGAACAGTTTGTCGATCTGATCGGCGAGGGCGTCGATGTCGCGGTTCGGATCGGGACGTTGCGAGACAGCAGGCTTGTCGCGCGCAGGCTGGGGCATCACGAGCGAATTCTGTGCGCTTCGCGCGCGTACCTGGACGAGCACGGGACACCGCGAGACCCGGGTGAAATCGCCCGCCACAATTGCCTGCTCTTCAACGGGTTCGCGAACTTTCCCGAATGGCGGCTTTCCGACGGAGAGCGCGCGGAGACGGTTGTCGCGAGGGGAACCATCACGTCCAATGACAGCCCGTCTCTGGTGGAGGCGGCGAAAGCAGGCCTTGGTATCCTCGGCGCTGGTGACTGGCTTGTCTCGGAAGAGTTGCGGGACGGAAGTCTTGTCCGGGTACTTCCGGACTGGGCATTCGATATCGACAGCGGTGTTTTTCTGTTGCGCCCTTCGAAGACGCACACCCCGGCGCACGTCAGCGCGTTCTGCGACTGGATTGTCGACGTGTTCGCCCACGGGTCACCGTGGCGACCCGTAGGCGGAAGGCCTGGACACGGCCAGGGCTAA
- the gfa gene encoding S-(hydroxymethyl)glutathione synthase: MTSMTLHPSIDSGFKATDASFSGGTLVCNCASNAVKVRIKGDIAHNHACGCTKCWKPEGAAFSIVAVAPTENVEVLENGAKLAVVDPAALIQRNACKECGVHMYGPVERDHPFKGLSFVHPERFEEQGWAKPSFAAFVSSIIESGYDPEKMGGVRARLRELALEPYDCLSPALMDYIATWTAKKNGVLA, encoded by the coding sequence ATGACAAGCATGACATTACACCCGTCCATCGACTCCGGGTTCAAGGCGACCGATGCGTCCTTCTCGGGCGGAACGCTGGTGTGCAACTGCGCCAGCAACGCGGTGAAGGTCCGGATCAAGGGCGACATCGCGCATAACCACGCATGCGGCTGTACGAAATGCTGGAAGCCAGAAGGGGCGGCGTTCTCGATCGTCGCCGTCGCCCCGACCGAGAATGTCGAGGTACTCGAGAACGGCGCCAAACTGGCCGTCGTCGATCCGGCGGCTCTGATCCAGCGCAACGCCTGCAAGGAGTGCGGCGTTCACATGTACGGGCCTGTCGAACGCGACCACCCCTTCAAGGGGCTCTCGTTCGTCCACCCGGAACGCTTTGAGGAGCAGGGCTGGGCGAAGCCGTCGTTCGCGGCCTTCGTGTCGTCGATCATCGAAAGCGGCTACGATCCGGAGAAAATGGGCGGCGTTCGCGCTCGTCTCCGGGAACTCGCCCTCGAACCCTACGACTGCCTCAGCCCGGCGCTGATGGACTACATCGCCACCTGGACGGCGAAGAAGAACGGCGTATTGGCATAA
- a CDS encoding hybrid-cluster NAD(P)-dependent oxidoreductase produces MAIDQLVPPDQKSAKEFWDPEIDDELVCIDIHNETHDVKSFTFVSPQRKQFAFSAGQYFLFEPGLENEDDGRCYSISSSPSRSNAITITVKRVPGGRISNWFHDELKPGALVKASGPLGRFARPAAGKFLFISGGSGITPVMSMLRDLADQMEPVDAVFLHAARTPRDFVFKEELFNIASRLKGVRLHLLPENVGDERWWPGLTGRISKEYLSLAVPDMAERVVLCCGPSPFMATAQALAAELGVPATSYVEESFDAAVIDDAPIAVDERKTLRSFEVKFSKQGRAIDVPADQTVLSCAKRAGLRIPSSCANGICGTCKSKLVSGAVDMRHGGGIRQREIDAGMFLPCCSRPLSDLVIDR; encoded by the coding sequence ATGGCTATTGATCAACTTGTCCCGCCCGATCAGAAATCCGCCAAGGAATTCTGGGACCCGGAGATTGATGACGAACTGGTCTGCATCGACATCCACAACGAAACCCATGACGTAAAAAGCTTCACGTTCGTATCTCCGCAGAGGAAGCAATTCGCGTTCAGCGCCGGACAGTACTTCCTCTTCGAGCCGGGCTTGGAAAACGAGGACGACGGACGCTGCTACAGCATCTCCTCGTCCCCCTCGCGTAGCAACGCCATTACGATCACGGTAAAGCGCGTTCCGGGCGGCAGGATATCGAACTGGTTCCATGACGAACTGAAGCCCGGCGCCCTCGTGAAGGCATCGGGGCCGCTTGGCCGGTTCGCGCGCCCTGCGGCCGGGAAGTTTCTCTTCATATCCGGAGGGTCGGGGATAACTCCGGTGATGTCGATGCTCCGCGACCTCGCAGACCAGATGGAACCCGTAGACGCGGTCTTCCTGCATGCCGCCAGAACCCCTCGTGACTTCGTCTTCAAGGAAGAGCTCTTCAATATCGCATCCCGGCTAAAAGGCGTGAGGCTTCATCTCCTTCCGGAAAACGTGGGTGATGAAAGGTGGTGGCCCGGCCTCACAGGAAGAATCTCGAAGGAATATCTCTCGCTTGCCGTACCGGATATGGCGGAACGCGTCGTATTGTGCTGCGGCCCCTCCCCGTTCATGGCGACCGCGCAGGCGCTCGCGGCCGAACTCGGCGTGCCGGCAACGAGCTACGTCGAAGAAAGCTTCGACGCAGCCGTCATCGACGATGCACCCATCGCCGTCGACGAACGGAAGACTCTACGATCCTTCGAAGTCAAGTTTTCGAAGCAAGGCCGGGCTATCGACGTTCCCGCCGACCAGACCGTCCTATCCTGCGCGAAGAGAGCAGGACTCCGGATTCCATCCTCCTGCGCGAACGGCATATGCGGCACATGCAAATCGAAGCTGGTCAGCGGGGCGGTCGATATGCGACACGGCGGAGGCATCAGGCAGCGGGAAATCGACGCGGGAATGTTCTTGCCGTGTTGCTCCAGGCCCCTGAGCGATCTCGTGATCGACCGCTAA
- a CDS encoding LysR substrate-binding domain-containing protein encodes MEKPFRRAVPSLTALVALDAAARHRSFTLAARELGVTQTAVSRQIMSLEADLGSALFIRRHRAIEPTPECIRLASALNRQFTAIADSVAEFRASAADGAITIGATTAFTQLWLLPRLVEFRRSHPKAKIRLKTSDEPINLEKGEVDVAIRYGKAPFQDGEIVASRGDFLFPVSSPDYAQRLGDAAGHFWNAEYELISTVSDQPTWYTWQDWFSAVGIVRTKRAPNLTFNDYAGTLYAARSGEGIALAWDLLVKTFLEDGTLVRLGKAELEAEGKFHIVVSHRCRHSLILDLFVGWLASELGTETTRQRGDGGA; translated from the coding sequence ATGGAGAAGCCGTTTCGCCGGGCAGTTCCGTCGCTGACCGCTCTGGTCGCGCTTGACGCGGCAGCCAGACATCGAAGCTTCACGCTGGCGGCGAGAGAACTCGGCGTTACCCAGACGGCGGTCAGCCGTCAGATTATGTCCCTGGAGGCAGACCTCGGGTCGGCCCTGTTCATCCGGCGGCACAGGGCGATCGAACCGACGCCGGAATGCATCCGCCTAGCGAGCGCCTTGAACAGGCAGTTTACGGCCATCGCGGACAGCGTCGCCGAGTTTCGGGCATCCGCCGCCGATGGCGCGATTACGATCGGGGCCACCACGGCGTTCACGCAGTTGTGGCTGCTTCCGAGGTTGGTCGAATTTCGGCGGAGTCATCCAAAAGCGAAAATCCGCCTTAAGACGTCGGACGAGCCTATCAATCTCGAAAAAGGAGAGGTCGATGTCGCGATCCGGTATGGGAAAGCCCCGTTTCAGGACGGCGAGATCGTTGCTTCGCGCGGGGACTTCCTTTTTCCCGTTTCGTCGCCCGACTATGCACAGCGGCTTGGGGACGCGGCCGGCCATTTTTGGAACGCCGAATATGAGTTGATCAGTACCGTGAGCGACCAGCCGACCTGGTACACCTGGCAGGACTGGTTTTCTGCGGTCGGAATCGTGCGGACCAAAAGAGCACCGAACCTCACTTTCAACGACTACGCCGGAACCCTTTACGCGGCCAGGTCGGGGGAGGGGATCGCGCTTGCGTGGGACCTCCTCGTGAAGACGTTTCTGGAGGACGGAACACTCGTACGGCTGGGAAAAGCCGAACTGGAAGCGGAGGGGAAATTCCACATCGTCGTGTCCCATCGGTGCAGGCACAGTCTCATTCTCGATCTGTTCGTCGGATGGCTAGCGTCCGAGTTGGGAACGGAGACGACTCGACAGAGAGGAGACGGGGGCGCATGA